Proteins co-encoded in one Kribbella qitaiheensis genomic window:
- the rpmJ gene encoding 50S ribosomal protein L36, producing MKVRRSLKALKAKRGSQVVRRRGRVYVINRLDPRQKARQG from the coding sequence ATGAAGGTACGACGTTCGTTGAAGGCGCTGAAGGCGAAGCGGGGCTCGCAGGTGGTCCGCCGCCGCGGTCGCGTCTACGTGATCAACCGGCTGGACCCCCGCCAGAAGGCCCGCCAGGGCTGA
- a CDS encoding DUF4287 domain-containing protein produces MSFQAYLDKIEEKTGLTPRQLVEIAKEKGFDAPQTKAGTVADWLKADYDLGRGHAMALFHVIKNGVKIGGKHVNSGGTHSDPSDTLWLDGKATNPQR; encoded by the coding sequence ATGTCGTTTCAGGCCTACCTGGACAAGATCGAGGAGAAGACCGGGCTGACTCCGCGGCAGTTGGTGGAGATCGCCAAGGAGAAGGGGTTCGACGCGCCGCAGACCAAGGCCGGCACGGTCGCCGACTGGCTGAAGGCGGACTACGACCTCGGCCGCGGCCACGCGATGGCGTTGTTCCACGTGATCAAGAACGGAGTGAAGATCGGCGGCAAGCACGTGAACTCGGGCGGGACCCACAGCGATCCGTCCGACACCCTGTGGCTGGACGGCAAGGCGACCAACCCGCAGCGGTGA
- a CDS encoding helix-turn-helix domain-containing protein: MLGAHLRRLREESGISRSDAGWAIRGSESKISRLELGRVGFKVRDVDDLLTLYKVDDQAERDRLLDLAKEANNPGWWQRWDDVTPSWFHSYLGLEMAAELIRTFELQFVPGLLQTPDYARAVVQLGRDRPLPEIEVERLVALRTGRQQVLTRKRSARLWAVIDEAVLRRPIGGTQVFRAQLEYLLEASQRHNVTLQIIPFSRGGYTATGGAFSILRFGEADLPDVVYIEHLTSAVYLDKREDLDEYVVTMDSLAITALRPRQTEELLREAIKALD, from the coding sequence ATGCTCGGCGCCCACTTGCGCCGGTTGCGTGAGGAATCAGGGATCAGCCGGTCCGACGCGGGCTGGGCGATCCGCGGTTCGGAGTCCAAGATCAGCCGGCTCGAACTGGGCCGGGTCGGCTTCAAGGTCCGCGACGTCGACGACCTGCTGACGCTTTACAAAGTGGACGACCAGGCCGAACGCGACCGCCTGCTGGATCTGGCCAAGGAGGCCAACAACCCCGGCTGGTGGCAGCGCTGGGACGACGTGACGCCGAGCTGGTTCCACTCCTATCTCGGCCTCGAGATGGCGGCCGAACTGATCCGTACCTTCGAGCTCCAGTTCGTGCCGGGACTGCTGCAGACCCCGGACTACGCCCGCGCCGTAGTGCAACTCGGACGCGATCGCCCGTTGCCCGAGATCGAGGTCGAACGCCTGGTCGCGCTGCGCACCGGCCGCCAGCAAGTGCTGACCAGGAAGCGATCCGCCCGCCTCTGGGCAGTGATCGACGAAGCCGTACTACGGCGCCCGATCGGTGGGACGCAGGTGTTCCGGGCGCAACTGGAGTACCTGCTCGAGGCCTCCCAGCGGCACAACGTGACGCTGCAGATCATCCCGTTCAGCCGCGGCGGCTACACGGCCACCGGCGGCGCGTTCAGCATCCTGCGATTCGGCGAGGCGGACCTGCCCGACGTCGTCTACATCGAGCACCTCACCAGCGCCGTCTACCTGGACAAGCGCGAGGACCTCGACGAGTACGTCGTCACGATGGACTCGCTGGCGATCACCGCGCTCCGCCCACGTCAAACCGAGGAACTCCTCCGCGAGGCCATCAAGGCGCTCGACTGA
- a CDS encoding SAM-dependent methyltransferase: MPDAAKSPSSVPVGIDTSRASIARVYDAFLGGKDNFEIDREVLRQVATVAPQVTDLAWSNRNFLVRACRFLAGQAGITQYLDCGSGLPTAENTHQIVQRLQPDAKVLYIDNDPVVLAHGRALLEENENTLFISADIFEPEKVLALPEVRKFLDFSQPIALIQNGTLHHYLGDDAPELMQTYTDALAPGSYVVISHFLDPETPEHAKTARALEERFTHSPMGSGLFRPYDQIKAMFNDLEMVTPGLVLCDEWWPDGPRIAPLSQIEECIAGGIGRKA, translated from the coding sequence ATGCCCGACGCCGCCAAATCCCCCAGTTCCGTTCCCGTTGGCATCGATACCAGCCGGGCCAGCATCGCCCGCGTCTACGACGCGTTCTTGGGTGGTAAGGACAACTTCGAGATCGATCGCGAGGTGCTGCGGCAGGTGGCCACGGTTGCCCCGCAGGTGACCGACCTCGCCTGGTCGAACCGGAACTTCCTGGTCCGCGCCTGCAGGTTCCTGGCCGGCCAGGCGGGCATCACGCAGTACCTCGACTGTGGCTCCGGTCTGCCGACCGCGGAGAACACCCACCAGATCGTGCAGCGGCTGCAGCCGGACGCGAAGGTGCTGTACATCGACAACGACCCGGTGGTGCTCGCGCACGGCCGCGCGCTGCTGGAGGAGAACGAGAACACGCTCTTCATCAGTGCCGACATCTTCGAGCCCGAGAAGGTGCTCGCCCTCCCGGAGGTGCGGAAGTTCCTCGACTTCTCCCAGCCGATCGCGCTGATCCAGAACGGCACCCTGCACCACTACCTGGGCGACGACGCCCCCGAGTTGATGCAGACCTACACCGACGCCCTGGCCCCCGGCTCGTACGTCGTGATCTCGCATTTCCTCGACCCGGAGACGCCCGAGCACGCCAAGACCGCCCGGGCGCTGGAGGAGCGGTTCACGCACAGCCCGATGGGGTCCGGCCTGTTCCGTCCGTACGACCAGATCAAGGCGATGTTCAACGACCTCGAAATGGTCACCCCTGGTCTGGTGCTGTGCGACGAATGGTGGCCGGACGGCCCCCGCATCGCGCCGCTCAGCCAGATCGAGGAGTGCATCGCCGGCGGAATCGGCCGCAAAGCCTGA
- a CDS encoding AzlC family ABC transporter permease, which yields MRSIWRTLQQSLDKGLARDIALVCLADGVVGLSYGAISVGGGLDLWVPVLLSVVVFAGASQFLFVGIVAAGGSPIAATIAGLLVNSRHVAFGLAVSDVIGAGWKRLPGSHLMTDENVAFALGQDELKRKRAAYWICGIGIFICWNLGVLAGGQIGSVITDTDVFGLDAAFPAVLLALVLPSLRDKSTRTAAVAGVVVALAVTPFLPAGLPVLLALVGLVFYRTEQSPKKLPEAKVVV from the coding sequence ATGCGTTCGATATGGCGAACCCTTCAGCAGAGTCTCGACAAGGGACTGGCGCGAGACATCGCGCTGGTCTGCCTGGCCGATGGTGTGGTCGGCCTTTCGTACGGCGCGATCAGCGTCGGTGGGGGACTCGACCTCTGGGTTCCGGTACTGCTGTCCGTGGTCGTGTTCGCCGGGGCGTCGCAGTTCCTGTTCGTCGGGATCGTCGCCGCCGGCGGCAGCCCGATCGCGGCCACCATCGCGGGCCTGCTGGTGAACAGCCGGCACGTGGCCTTCGGGTTGGCCGTCAGCGACGTGATCGGGGCCGGCTGGAAACGGCTCCCGGGCAGTCATCTGATGACGGACGAGAACGTTGCCTTCGCCCTCGGCCAGGATGAGCTGAAGCGGAAGCGCGCTGCCTACTGGATCTGCGGAATCGGCATCTTCATCTGCTGGAACCTAGGCGTCCTGGCCGGCGGTCAGATCGGCTCGGTGATCACCGACACGGACGTGTTCGGCCTCGACGCCGCCTTCCCCGCAGTACTGCTCGCCCTTGTTCTTCCTTCCCTGCGGGACAAATCGACCCGTACCGCGGCGGTGGCGGGCGTCGTCGTCGCGCTCGCGGTGACGCCGTTCCTCCCGGCTGGTCTACCGGTGTTGCTGGCCCTGGTGGGCCTGGTGTTCTACCGAACCGAGCAGTCCCCGAAGAAGTTGCCTGAGGCAAAGGTGGTCGTGTGA
- a CDS encoding AzlD domain-containing protein has product MSNPGLVLIGVLVLAVGTFSLRIAGPLLRTRFELPARMEKVMAAAAVVLLAALVATAALTDGHGAAGIARPAGVLVGGVLALRKVPFILVVVAAAATAAGLRLVGVR; this is encoded by the coding sequence GTGAGCAATCCCGGGTTGGTGCTGATCGGCGTACTGGTCCTTGCGGTTGGGACCTTCTCGCTGCGGATCGCTGGGCCGCTGCTGCGCACGCGGTTCGAGCTGCCGGCGCGGATGGAGAAGGTGATGGCGGCTGCGGCCGTGGTACTGCTAGCAGCGCTGGTCGCGACGGCCGCATTGACCGATGGACATGGCGCCGCGGGGATCGCGCGGCCGGCCGGTGTACTGGTCGGCGGAGTGCTTGCCTTGCGCAAGGTTCCGTTCATTCTGGTGGTCGTCGCCGCGGCTGCGACCGCGGCCGGGTTACGACTCGTCGGCGTACGGTGA
- a CDS encoding spermidine synthase, which yields MAVDSSTPRQATPDKWQHPLGVKPRLVAASALMLFLELALIRWTGSNVVHLSYFSNFVLLGSFLGIGIGILRSGRAKRLPYYSPLMLGLLVAVIAWKPVTVNRGSSSSVIYFTSLNTTGPPVWVILPIIFIAAAVVLAGPAELVGRCFADLPRLTAYRFDLIGSLIGIISFTALSFLGAPPIWWGAIVTVMFVALMVPTAGGQRKMTATVLSAALVLAPMLVMVGVLFHESTKPDNSWSPYYKVQTAGFEWKGVPLLTITVNGVPHQQAIPADARLQWEPQYGLPYDRANAGKAPKNVLIIGAGSGSDVAIALKKGAEHVDAVEIDPRIRDIGKAKNPDHPYQDPRVSSHIDDGRAFLSRTDKKYDLILLALPDSLTLVNGASSLRLESYLFTQQAFESARKHLKPGGAFAMYNYYRETWLIDRLASTAQEAFGHKPCVDKVGDGLQQAVVTVGLTEADQTCETVWAGPTAITPPPATDNRPFLYLFTDRIPSLYLVTIGLVLLAGLIGVGIAGGGSSYRRMQPYTDLFLLGAGFMLLETKSITGFALLFGTTWVVNAIVFAGVLVAVLAAVEVTRRFKTPPIKVMFVVLFAGLLLSWVFPDSWLLSMPVGLRVLVAVLIAFTPIFAANVIFAKRFTDTADGTASFGANLLGAMLGGCLEYAGLLIGFHGLLIIAAVLYLGAFLLRPKTAAGATS from the coding sequence ATGGCAGTCGACTCTTCCACGCCCCGCCAAGCAACCCCTGACAAGTGGCAGCACCCGCTGGGGGTGAAACCCCGCCTGGTCGCGGCCAGCGCGCTGATGCTCTTCCTCGAGCTCGCGCTGATCCGCTGGACCGGCTCCAATGTCGTGCACCTGAGCTACTTCTCGAACTTCGTGCTGCTCGGCTCGTTCCTCGGCATCGGGATCGGGATCCTGCGGTCCGGCCGGGCGAAGCGGCTGCCGTACTACTCCCCGCTGATGCTCGGCCTGCTGGTCGCGGTGATCGCGTGGAAGCCGGTGACGGTCAACCGGGGCAGCTCGTCCAGCGTCATCTACTTCACCAGCCTGAACACCACCGGCCCGCCGGTCTGGGTGATCCTGCCGATCATCTTCATCGCCGCGGCCGTGGTGCTGGCCGGGCCCGCTGAGTTGGTCGGCCGGTGCTTCGCCGACCTGCCGCGCCTCACGGCGTACCGGTTCGATCTGATCGGCAGCCTGATCGGGATCATCAGCTTCACCGCGCTGTCGTTCCTCGGCGCACCGCCGATCTGGTGGGGCGCGATCGTCACGGTGATGTTCGTGGCGCTGATGGTGCCGACCGCTGGTGGCCAGCGGAAGATGACCGCGACGGTGCTGAGCGCCGCGCTCGTACTCGCCCCGATGCTGGTGATGGTGGGCGTGCTGTTCCACGAGTCGACGAAGCCGGACAACAGTTGGTCGCCGTACTACAAGGTGCAGACCGCCGGGTTCGAGTGGAAGGGCGTGCCGCTTCTCACGATCACGGTGAACGGCGTACCGCATCAGCAGGCGATCCCGGCCGATGCCCGGTTGCAGTGGGAGCCGCAGTACGGACTGCCCTATGACCGTGCGAACGCGGGCAAGGCACCGAAAAACGTCCTGATCATCGGCGCCGGCTCGGGCTCGGACGTCGCGATCGCGCTGAAGAAGGGCGCCGAGCACGTGGACGCGGTCGAGATCGACCCGCGGATCCGCGACATCGGCAAGGCGAAGAACCCGGACCACCCGTACCAGGACCCGCGGGTGAGCTCGCACATCGACGACGGCCGGGCGTTCCTGTCCCGGACCGACAAGAAGTACGACCTGATCCTGCTGGCGCTGCCGGACTCGCTGACGCTGGTGAACGGCGCGAGCTCGCTGCGGCTGGAGAGCTACCTGTTCACCCAGCAGGCCTTCGAGAGCGCCCGCAAGCACCTGAAACCGGGTGGCGCGTTCGCGATGTACAACTACTACCGCGAGACCTGGCTGATCGACCGGCTCGCCTCGACGGCGCAGGAGGCCTTCGGACACAAGCCGTGCGTGGACAAGGTCGGCGACGGCCTGCAGCAGGCCGTGGTCACGGTCGGTCTCACCGAGGCTGACCAGACCTGTGAGACCGTCTGGGCCGGGCCGACCGCGATCACCCCGCCGCCGGCCACCGACAACCGGCCGTTCCTGTACCTGTTCACCGACCGGATCCCATCGCTGTACCTGGTCACGATCGGGCTGGTGCTGCTCGCCGGACTGATCGGCGTCGGCATCGCGGGCGGCGGTTCGTCGTACCGGCGGATGCAGCCCTACACCGACCTGTTCCTGCTCGGCGCGGGCTTCATGCTGCTGGAGACGAAGAGCATCACCGGGTTCGCCCTGCTGTTCGGTACTACCTGGGTGGTGAACGCAATCGTCTTCGCTGGCGTGCTGGTGGCGGTGCTAGCGGCCGTCGAAGTCACGAGACGGTTCAAGACACCACCGATCAAAGTGATGTTCGTCGTCCTGTTCGCGGGATTGCTGCTGAGCTGGGTCTTCCCGGACAGCTGGCTGCTCTCGATGCCGGTCGGATTGCGGGTCCTGGTCGCGGTGCTGATCGCGTTCACCCCGATCTTCGCCGCGAACGTGATCTTCGCGAAGCGGTTCACCGACACCGCGGACGGCACCGCCAGCTTCGGCGCCAACCTGCTCGGCGCGATGCTGGGCGGCTGCCTTGAGTACGCCGGCCTGCTGATCGGCTTCCACGGGCTGCTGATCATCGCCGCCGTGCTGTACCTCGGCGCCTTCCTGCTCCGACCGAAGACAGCGGCCGGCGCAACCAGCTAG